A region of the Silene latifolia isolate original U9 population chromosome 9, ASM4854445v1, whole genome shotgun sequence genome:
AATTCTACTGAACACCATACTACCTGGGTCATGCTTATTATTCCAAGTGAAATAAGCCCCCTGTGCAGGCACATCCACCAGTCCACACTCAGCCACACACTTCTGGAAATCCCTGATCTCATAATTAGTAACCTCAGACCCCAATCTTTCATTGAGAGCTAACACATTATTAAAATCCCCCATGACCACCCAAGGACCAATAGCCACAGTATTCATTATAGCCAAGGAATTCCATAATGACAATCTCTCATTTACCCTGTTAAAACCATACACCATAGAAAGCCACCACACAATGCCAGACTGTAATGAAGTAACCTTGGAATAAATGACCCGAGGTTCAATAGCAATGATATCAACAGTAAAAATGGCAGGATCCCAAATTACCCAAATCCTACCACCATCATGAACAGAATTATTATGAGCTACCTTCCAATTATTTCCAAGCCCGTCATGGACCTTATTGATAGAACCAGTTTTAACTCTAGTCTCTAACAACCCACATAAACCTACTTTATTAGTATGCAGGAACCATTTAATATCAACCTGCTTATTCATACTATTCACACCCCTAACATTCCAGAATCCTATACTACCCATTTTCAATAGCTATAGGTGGATCCTCCATTCCCCCACTCAGGACTTTCGTGTAATGAATAAATTGTTCCAATACCTCCATGTAAGTTTTACTCCCACTGCCATTAACATCCCCTTGCCTAGTCATTTTAGTAATAATTCTAGCAGGAGTAAAGGAATTAAAAACAGTAGGCATGGGAGTAATCAGGCCTTCAAAGCCCCCACTAAAAATCCTTGTTGGACCAGTCAAGGGCTGACCAGTGTCTTAAGTAACAGCAGCCACTGGTGCCACCACATCCTCCTCCACTGGTTCAGCTAACTCTGTAGGAACCACAGTCACAGAATCAGAAACTTTAGGTACCCAGACCTTCTTAGCAGGTTTCTTAGTCTGATTCCTCCTGCAATCCCTAGCATAGTGACCCAGAGCATTGCAGTCAGAGCACACAATAGGTCTCCATTCATAGTGCACTATCTGCCTCTGTGGTTCACCCATCTCATCAAGGAATTCAATAACGTCAGGCAAAGCAGTCCCAACCTTCACCTCAACCATAACCCTAGCATGACCCAGGAAAGTTTTAAGAGTAGTATTGCTATCACATCTGACAGGTTTGCCAACCAGAGCAGCAATTTTCAGCAATGCATTACCCCAAAACTTCAATGACAGTCCATAAAATCGAATCCAAATTGGCACAATGTCAACAGACTCTTTAATCATTTTACAATCCGGAGTCCATTCCTTCACAATCACAGGCTTATTGTCAAAGAATATAGGCCCAGATTGTAAAACTCTCAATTTCATTTCTTCTGTCTTAAAACGAACCAGGAAAGTACCATTCGAATTAAAGGATAACTGATCATAGTCAGTGTAACCCCATACTCTCTTAACAAAGccattgtttgggctaaaaatagcataataaagaaagcccatttgataaaataaagattacgaagaagtgatgaggaggaagggagcccgcggtcaggaaaaggggagacgggcttgagaaggatcaagagcccgtcattgaaggtgcccgcgttaaggaaaggagtgttagggagaagttagggagaagttagggagattggGGAGAATTGGTAAGAGAGTCCggatttggaaagaagtccttatggaaataatattctctttccatattcaaggtaggatatatctagggttcttaccatATAAATAGCCAAGGGTGGCAAATCGAGAAgggcattcattcattcactcattcaTCCATCCATTCAACATCATATTGAAGACATAAAATTCCACGGCATATCATCTTCAAATATACACCCGtctgagatcttgcaggcctgacacctaacgccagcaagattagcataaacgctaccattgtaatcatcctcctattcatatagtgcaatacttggcagggtaccgtccctcccgcggttgttcccacattgggttttccgcgtcaccaaaatcttacgtgtcaatttacattacgcactttattttcttatttactTAACAACGTACGAACAAACATACAtacaaccaacgaatatagactacattgaccctaattaatcgatttgggtaaaaatacctaaacagccATCAATGACCTAAAAAGGGGGGTTAGCATCTAACACGTAACAGTACACCGCCGTTGACCAAAACTTCAATTCAGACTCAACATCACTATTAGAAAGATGAAGTGGACTCACCCTCGGAGATTGAGAATCAGACGACTTACTTCTGCGTGATACTTCCTCCCAATTCTCATCATCTTCACTAACTTCAGATATGGATTCCATTCCTGCGCTTAAATTGTACGGTCGGATAACAGAAAATTGCTCATCAGTGATCCCTTCCAGTGAATTTTCCAGAAAAACATCATCAGATGAACAAATAGGCTGAAATCTCGATCCCGAAGCATTATTATTTGGAGTATTAGTACTATTCTGTGTATTTTTAGTGGTTTTTTGTGCTATTAAACGTATTAATCTACTAGATTTAGGAGCATTCTTCTTATTCCTAGCCATTGCAAGATAAGAACAATAAACCCTAAATTGCGTATTCTCTATCAACTTTCTCTCTCATCGCGCGTATCACAATTCTAAAGAATAAGCTAttattccgggaaatcttaacgtagaagcatttgaatggtttgttttttttgtttgactcgttgttggagtcgggatttgaattttgagtcggtttttggtctggtgtcggttttgactctagttagtgtcattgcgaccccgtcgtcatgcattaaacactccaggtacttttgaaaagtttagaaatgttttattttcaaaatcgttttatgttttccgacgtaaagttgtacacaaactgtcgatcaaacgtcgcgattccaaagcatgttgtagtccgataatcatcgggtgtttgttggagtcttagcagatactgggtatctacatatcctcatcctcctctagGCGATAAGTAGCCTTTGCCATTTGCTTGGCTTCCTCAAAGGTGGCACATGGATGCTTGGTTAAATCCTTGTTCAAATCAGAGTTGCGATGCAGTCCCCTTCTGAAGGCGTTGACCGCTTTTGTAGAGTCGCACCTAGGGATAGATATTTTTTCCACATTGAATCTGGCAAGATAATCCCTGGTGGACTCCTCGAACCTCTGGACGATCCGGTATAGATCACTGAATAATTTTTATGGCTTGCGACTGCTTGCGAACTGCTGATTGAAAACATTCACTAACCCTGCGAAGCTGGAAATAGACTTGTTGGGAAGGTTAACGAACCACTGGAGTACGGCCCCTAATAAGGTGGAACTGAATTATTTGCACATACATGCCTCTTTTTCAGGCCCTGTTGGTGCAACCACCATCATTTTCTGTTTGTACTGGTTGATGTGCTCCAGCGGATCCTCTGTTCCATCATACAACGTCGTTGTTGGTGTGGTGAACTCCTTTGGCATGCTGACAAGGGCAATGCTGTCCATGAAGGGGGGGAATCCGCATAGCACTCCGGGTTTGCTACCTCCATGGGACGTGGGAACCCTGGAACCTTGCTGAGCAAGGACCTGATATCCTGCAACTGTTGTTCTACATGGCTTCCTACCCCCATACCCTGGTTGTGGGGTACTGAGTAGATCCCATATGGATTTGGTGTTCCTCTTGGAATGTAAGGAGGTACCATGTAGCTTCATGGTAATGGTGTTGAGTTCACAATAGGCTTGAACTGACTGTCTGGAGTATATGGCATATAAGAGCACATCTCGGGATATGCGTTTCTTGCTGACTGTTCCCATGGATTGCTCCTTGGTACCACTAGCGTACTGTTGGTTGTTGATATGGGATCTGGAGTCAGTGCTCCTAATCCCACACGATTGAGTACCATGGGGTACGTTTGCGGCATCCTTGGTGGTGATGGGACCCCTGGTGGTTGGATCGTACCCTGGGTGGCCACCGTTCCTGGTGGATACACTTGCTCGGGTGGTGTGGTTACCTCTGGTGGCAGCACATCCATATCGAGCCTGGTTACTAGATTTTACGGCATTAACTTCCCTGAGTACTCCCTGGCATTCCCCTGGCATTAACTGGTGATTttcctgttggagcttgtgtcctccacaattagtgtgataacatgtataaatctcttataggttcacaaggatatactttgtattttatcagttgattaacgtttacttaataacggttggcttgctagaaagtttgacgttattatcatactgatggcggtgatcaactggtccctaaaagtcacacctaaaggatgtgtttgagagatgtgattatgaaaatgtaatcacattgatgccttatatgactaaaaggttagtccatgtatttgactaaacagttagtcaatgtgatgatgagacgattatttaatacaattaaataatgttagctgagacgaattaactgtcaattcgtgaattgaatataaactgttatatttaattaatgtatataatgttagcttgaacgaattaagatgttaattcgtaattaaacgtaatcggttatatttaattagctaattataaatatgcgatatttatagttaaagtatatatatgattgtcataataaattattacagaccggtattaataaatcgaatgcaagctgttgtgtgtagacttattaatacggaataaaataaatgacaatttataaataatacactttatatacattttgtaaactaccaaaaataagaagatttaatctccttatttttggtaggtggaaaaaccgaattagaggaaaaaaaaaagaaaaatatcttcctaaTAATCCTCCTCCATTTCGGTTATATGAGGGGAGTAGGAGATCATTTCTCTTATGgctttttgacctaatttttcACATCACACAAAAACATAAAAGCTAAAATAATTAAcaattttggggatctcattctagcaaattgagaagcatttctcggagcatcttgggtgcaacaattaggagaatatcaattcgatattgttcttaggccatatttgctaggaccaaaggttgattcttaatctcttctctttttgtttatgtaaattcgtttatgactagtcttcataattataatttcgttataatccgtaatttcttaaaggaagtataccgatatttcctacaagtggtatcagagccaaggccacgaaattattttatatgattttcgtaaatgaattaaacaaaaaaaatttcgagaaaaagaaaataaaacattcagccgtgtaaaaaaaaaaatttttgccgtgagaattttttttttttttgccgattgagttttgtttttttgttgttgttgttgtttccatttgatttattcatattgttgttttaatttgttaagatgataatatgataaatttgtagatgttttgatttaattaggattaaattgaaatgtaaatggaaattgtttgatattgttcaattgtttttgctatatagtttttggtaTAAAAGTTAATTTAacaaatgttcaaatcaattgtgatgatcggtttaatcatgatttagatattctttttaataggttaaattgaatcatctagtttgaatatatgtttaaattaaaaggaTGATTATGCTAATCTTGTTAtaatagcaacattaaacaattgTTCATAACAAATGAGTTGTTTTAGAAATGTTTTTTTGGTTTTAGAGCATAATGCcggaaagaataaaaaaaaaggggctgtttttttttatttttattttgcataatgccgaaaagaaaaaaaaggccgTTTTAATTTTTTGCAATAtgccgagagaaaaaaaaaacctgtttttttttgtttttctgttttgccgagaacaaaagaaaaaaaaaagttttttttgggttttgtttgtttttgttttggccaatattaattatacattacatttataatgtatgattgttagttgtgaaaaagttcacaaatttgagatacccaaattattttaaagaggtttaaaataatgttagattaattcatattataggtcgatatgaattaagattgaaattaatgtgagtaattgaggtattgtcacataatttgatcatttaaataggtggtttggataaattactctacataattaaggaattatgtcttgaatgtttaatttatagttgatgctttttttatttagttgaatgaatcgttgaatggttttatttacgtatttttgcaatcggttgtaatttgtaatacctagtgtggccttagttaattatgttttcgtaatgatggaaacatgatttttatgtaatttgatatctcgtatctcccttttggttttctttaagtattatggttttgaaattagaatgtaaataggtttattatgtaatttttaaattgtaattttgagaagactaaagatggagacgggattgctcactcccgctacatggaccaagatggaacatcaagacaagcttctcgggtccaaggatggattccaaagttgtatttatgttcattttggtagataggtcacactaggactttattttgttttacgtctttccattcttattgcttttcattcacatgatagttagtgcatcattttccgcctaaaccaaaccacctacttatatgcatgaaaattgactcatatagattgtatgttagtttttatAGACATACAGATATCACACATTTTAAggcatcaccttagtttaatcattctcgcatgctaaatattagttcacttaaaatgaattataataaagttgatgggatcttcctctaaaactgaaattgagactagtctttataagggcaaacagctatgaatcccttcttcgtcggtaggcatataggaccttactctccatatgaccccttctacgttgggtaagtagtttgtgttgacttagtttacctcaacattataatccgaagagtttctcgtgattatgatggactatagatagaatttacaaaaatttatcgaccaagaattttaaaagtagaattagccaataggttggcttatcaatttacagataattgagtcttgggatcatttatataattcatgagggaggtcaattgtttaaatgcttgagtcttcgcgttataacagtattgcattagacttaaatcataacgatgagaatgcttattatatttttctacTTTTCGCAGTGTAAaatacgttttattttgataatactgttacaacaaatggctggaaataacaaaatcccaatgccaagtgccataCTTGGACACGAGTCCTGGCTAAAatctttcatggaccacatgaatcagtttactcgactgaagaatgacgggtccaactttgcggactgggaggcatcattacggaatgctgccattgctgacggaaagctcaagtacttaactaagccaataccggtaaacccaggccccaatgcaggagttaacgagtcactttcttatagtgacttcgtcatggaagcgggtgcgataaagaacgtactcatttttgcaatggaaaccaatttgcaaagacgcttcattgcccaaggtgcaaacaagattttcaccacgctcactaatgagttctcaaaagcgccgagaatcgttacttatgagcatacctgtcgcttctttgatgcgaaactccagaagggccaaccggttagcctacacattcttaacatgattgagaatgtcgagaaattggaggcacttgattgcaaaattagtgagagcatagtcattgactgtatgcttcattcacttcatgatggttctgcccttttcagggcaaattactacatgaatgacatgaagaaaagtcctcatgagcaacactcacttctcgtacagaccgagaggatatgaaattgagtgggagcatgaagcaagatgttctcgtgatttccaacaagaataagggtaagggcaaagctcctggtgacctaactgtaggaaagcaaaagtttaagaagccaggaaacggtaagagtgggcctagtgagactagtggctcacaaggcatgacaaagagcaagggcggtgacattgagtgccaccattgtcacaagactggacattggaggaggaactgtcccgtgtaccgtgaggacataaaagcaggccgcgtcactcctgttggtatgtcatcttatattcatatgattgagattaaccatgcaagtttcgaacttgggtacttgatatcttggttgtggttctcatctgtaaaTCATTTGCGGgtcctaaaaaacatcacacctctcggaaagggtgatgtggacctgcgagtcgggaatggagctagagttgctgcagtctcaaagggaacatacgtaatccaactcccaagtggttttgagttatatttatataactgttactatgtacccagtttgtctaagaacattatttatgtttccgtacttgataaagacggtttttcatattcaataaaggataatagctgtattttctcttttaatgaaatggtttatggcaaagcagtttccatgaatggaatttacatcttagatcaaaccacagatatattacacgtgaataataagaaattaaaggttggtgacaaagatcaaacttatctatggcattgtcgaatgggacacataaatgaaaaacgtgtaaagaaactcgtcgagaatgggacttttcccgcattcgatttttctacatttggcacgtgtgaatcatgtctcatcggcaaaatgactcgaatttccttcaaaggtgttggaatgcgcgctagtgacctattaggactcatacatactgatgtatgtggacctatgtcaattaccgctagagatggctatagatattttatcactttcacggtcgatttgagtagatacggatatgtctacttaatgaagcataaaagtgagtcctctgaaaaattcaaggaataccagaataaggttgagaactaactaggaagaaaggttaaagcactccgttcagatcggggtggcgaatatctttcaaatgagtttgatcaacaccttaaagactgtgtaatcgttttacagttaactccacctggaacacctcaattaaatggtgtgtccgaacggagaaatcgaacattacttgatatggttcgatccatgatgagtcacacggtagtacctgattcattatggggttttgctcttttgtcagctgctcttatacttaactgaAGTCCGACTAAtgttgtcgacaagactccatatgaaatgtggaagggaacggtccctaacttgtcctttattcgggtttggggctgcgaggctt
Encoded here:
- the LOC141601646 gene encoding uncharacterized protein LOC141601646, giving the protein MGSIGFWNVRGVNSMNKQVDIKWFLHTNKVGLCGLLETRVKTGSINKVHDGLGNNWKVAHNNSVHDGGRIWVIWDPAIFTVDIIAIEPRVIYSKVTSLQSGIVWWLSMVYGFNRVNERLSLWNSLAIMNTVAIGPWVVMGDFNNVLALNERLGSEVTNYEIRDFQKCVAECGLVDVPAQGAYFTWNNKHDPGSMVFSRIDRVMSNDEWLLQFPDVNIMFHPEGLFLSLPLHYFVGSS